A single Vicia villosa cultivar HV-30 ecotype Madison, WI unplaced genomic scaffold, Vvil1.0 ctg.000364F_1_1, whole genome shotgun sequence DNA region contains:
- the LOC131627461 gene encoding ATP-dependent helicase BRM-like, with product MHSGGGGPGRPAGRPSTSAAASPSSSSSASQLGFESLQQQQHHQQQQQQQQQHQQQHQQQQQLGSRQTFQQQLLRKPEGNEAFLAYQAGRQGVFGSNNFQQPNAMQLPQQSRKFTDIAQQHGSNQDAQLRGQNSEQQQMLNPVHQAYLQYAFQAAQQKPTLGVHTQQHAKMGMLNPASVKDQEMRMGNLKMQDIMAMQAMNQAQGSSSRNSSEHNVRGEKQMEQGQQIRPIQAPEAQHGIQNVMNSQIAVAAQLQAMQAWARENNIDLSHPTNAHLMAKLIPLMQSRMALPPKTSESNIGAQSSSVPVSKQQVNSPAVASESSAHANSSSDMSGQSGSSKARHTVPPSHLGSMANAGTAGQSSDMAMQQFNVHGKESQAPQRQQVKAGNGMPSYHSQQSSATMNLGADHPLNAKGSSSGTEPPQMQYPRQLNQSTTQAGGSTKEGGSGNSAKSQGAPAQMHERQNGFTKQQLHVLKAQILAFRRLKKGEGTLPQELLQAITPPPLELQAKHPNHPAGGQNQVKSAGNIVPEQPRHVEANESQSNPAVNGPSSVKQESFSRDEKSAPPPVHIQAVVPSVSKESASTSSAGKEEQKPIGSSIKPKQDNEHGNNSTPVRNELALDRGKAIAPQASVSDTMQITKPAQANTVSQPKDVGPTRKYHGPLFDFPFFTRKHDSFGSSMMVNNSNNLSLAYDVKDLLFEEGIEVLGKKRTENLKKIEGLLAVNLERKRIRPDLVLRLQIEEKKLRLLDLQARLRDEIDQQQQEIMAMPDRPYRKFVRLCERQRVELVRQVQATQKAAREKQLKSIFLWRKKLLEAHWAIRDARTARNRGVAKYHERMLREFSKHKDDDRNRRMEALKNNDVDRYREMLLEQQTSIPGDAAERYEVLSSFLSQTEEYLHKLGSKITVAKNQQEVEEAAKAAAAAARLQGLSEEEVRAAAACAGEEVMIRNRFLEMNAPRDSSSVNKYYNLAHAVNEMVVRQPSLLRAGTLRDYQLVGLQWMLSLYNNKLNGILADEMGLGKTVQVMALIAYLMEFKGNYGPHLIIVPNAVMVNWKSELYKWLPSVSCIFYAGGKDYRTKLFHQVSALKFNVLVTTYEFIMYDRAKLSKIDWKYIVIDEAQRMKDRDSVLARDLDRYRCQRRLLLTGTPLQNDLKELWSLLNLLLPEVFDNKKAFHDWFSKPFQKEGPTQNAEDDWLETEKKVITIHRLHQILEPFMLRRRVEDVEGSLPPKDSIVLRCKMSSVQSAIYDWVKSTGTLRLDPEDEERKLQRNPNYQVKQYKTLNNRCMELRKTCNHPLLNYPFFSDLSKEFIVKSCGKLWILDRILIKLQRTGHRVLLFSTMTKLLDILEEYLQWRRLVYRRIDGTTSLEDRESAINDFNGPDSDCFIFLLSIRAAGRGLNLQSADTVVIYDPDPNPKNEEQAVARAHRIGQKRPVKVIYMEAVVDKIPSHQKEDEMRGGGTADLEDELVGKDRYIGSIEGLIRNNIQQYKIDMADEVINAGRFDQRTTHEERRLTLETLLHDDERYQETVHDVPSLQEVNRMIARSEEEVELFDQMDDELDWIDDMTRYDHVPKWIRANTKEVNTAVAALSKRPLKKSLLGGSVAVDTSELGSERKRGRPKKHTSYKELEDEDLEYSEASFEERNGSANEEGETGDLEDDGYSGADGAQPIDKDQMEDGLCDGGYEFSQSLEIARNNQVVQEAGSSGSSSDGKKVTQIVSPSISSQKFGSLSALDARPGSISKRMTDELEEGEIAMSVDSHMEHQQSGSWIHDRDEGEDEQVLQKPKIKRKRSLRVRPRHATEKPEERSGSEMIPRLSVQADCKYQAQLRTDLESKSHVDSNASRNDQNTSLKNKRTLPSRRVANTSKLHGSPKPTRLNAISAPSEDGGEHSRESWEGKPINSSGSSAHGSRMTEIIQRRCKNVISKLQRRIDKEGHQIVPLLTDLWKRIENSGFSGGSGNNLLDLRKIDQRIDKLEYTGATDLVFDVQFMLKSAMHYYGFSLEVRTEARKVHDLFFDILKIAFPDTDFRDARSALSFAGPISASTTVSSPRQVAVGQGKRHKLMNEVEPDPHPSQRPLQRGSASSGENSRIRVRMPPKESKTGNVSSSSIREQPRLQDDSPPLLTHPGELVVCKKRRNDREKSTVKTRTGPVSPPMRSPGAGSVPKDRLTQQTQGWVGQPSQQPNGSVGWANPVKRLRTDSGKRRPSHM from the exons ATGCATTCCGGTGGTGGTGGTCCTGGCCGGCCGGCGGGTCGGCCGTCGACTTCGGCAGCTGCTTCGccctcatcttcatcttcagcATCACAGTTAGGATTTGAATCTTTGCAGCAGCAGCAACACCATCAACAGCAGCAACAGCAGCAGCAACAACACCAGCAACAACACCAGCAACAGCAGCAGCTAGGTTCTAGACAG ACATTTCAACAGCAGCTGCTTAGAAAGCCTGAAggaaatgaagcatttttagcatATCAAGCAGGGCGTCAAGGTGTATTTGGGAGTAACAATTTCCAACAACCTAATGCTATGCAACTGCCCCAGCAGTCTCGAAAATTCACCGATATAGCTCAGCAACATGGTTCCAATCAAGATGCTCAGCTCAGAGGTCAAAATAGCGAGCAGCAGCAAATGTTAAACCCTGTCCACCAAGCATATCTTCAATATGCTTTCCAGGCTGCGCAACAAAAGCCTACTTTGGGAGTTCATACGCAACAGCATGCTAAGATGGGAATGTTAAACCCTGCATCTGTAAAAGATCAGGAAATGCGCATGGGAAATCTGAAAATGCAGGACATTATGGCAATGCAGGCAATGAATCAAGCTCAAGGATCGTCTTCTAGGAATTCATCTGAACACAATGTCCGTGGAGAAAAGCAGATGGAGCAAGGACAACAGATAAGACCCATTCAAGCACCAGAAGCACAGCACGGCATCCAAAATGTTATGAACAGCCAGATTGCAGTAGCTGCTCAATTGCAAGCCATGCAGGCATGGGCACGTGAGAATAATATTGATTTATCACATCCTACAAATGCACATTTAATGGCAAAGCTCATTCCACTGATGCAGTCAAGGATGGCCCTACCACCAAAAACCAGTGAGAGCAACATCGGCGCACAGTCGTCATCGGTCCCTGTTTCAAAGCAGCAGGTTAATTCTCCAGCAGTTGCAAGTGAGAGCTCGGCGCATGCTAATTCATCAAGTGACATGTCTGGGCAGTCAGGTTCATCGAAAGCCAGGCATACAGTTCCTCCCAGCCATCTCGGCTCAATGGCAAATGCTGGTACAGCTGGTCAGTCCAGCGACATGGCCATGCAGCAATTCAACGTTCATGGTAAAGAGTCTCAAGCTCCTCAGAGGCAACAAGTAAAAGCTGGAAATGGAATGCCCTCTTATCATTCTCAGCAATCCTCTGCAACCATGAACCTAGGTGCAGACCATCCTTTGAATGCAAAAGGTTCATCTTCTGGTACAGAACCTCCTCAAATGCAGTACCCGAGGCAGTTAAACCAATCTACGACACaggctggaggctcaacaaaagAAGGGGGTTCGGGAAATTCTGCTAAATCTCAAGGGGCTCCAGCTCAGATGCATGAGCGACAAAATGGATTTACGAAACAACAGCTACATGTTCTTAAAGCACAGATACTAGCATTTAGGCGGTTAAAG AAAGGAGAAGGTACTCTGCCTCAAGAACTTCTTCAAGCTATCACTCCACCACCTCTTGAGTTGCAGGCAAAACACCCAAACCATCCTGCAGGAGGACAAAATCAAGTCAAATCTGCTGGAAATATTGTGCCAGAACAACCACGGCATGTTGAGGCCAATGAATCACAATCTAATCCTGCTGTTAATGGACCCAGTTCTGTAAAGCAGGAATCCTTTTCAAGAGATGAGAAATCTGCTCCGCCACCAGTTCATATTCAAGCTGTTGTGCCGTCTGTATCAAAGGAATCTGCTTCAACATCATCTGCTGGAAAGGAAGAGCAGAAACCAATTGGATCCTCTATTAAGCCAAAGCAGGACAATGAACATGGAAATAACAGTACTCCTGTTAGAAATGAGTTGGCATTAGATAGGGGGAAGGCAATTGCACCACAAGCCTCTGTATCTGACACAATGCAAATTACAAAACCGGCACAGGCAAACACTGTTTCTCAGCCAAAGGATGTGGGACCAACCAGAAAATATCATGGACCCCTGTTTGATTTTCCGTTCTTCACTAGGAAACATGACTCTTTTGGGTCATCTATGATGGTAAACAACAGCAATAATTTATCACTGGCATATGATGTCAAAGATCTTCTTTTTGAGGAAGGCATAGAAGTACTTGGCAAGAAGCGAAcagaaaatttgaagaagattgaaggCTTATTGGCTGTAAACTTAGAGAGGAAACGAATTAGGCCTGACCTTGTGTTGAGActgcaaattgaagagaaaaagcTCCGCCTTTTAGATCTTCAGGCACGTTTGAGGGATGAGATTGATCAACAGCAACAAGAGATAATGGCAATGCCAGATAGGCCATATCGTAAGTTTGTTAGGTTGTGTGAACGCCAGAGGGTGGAACTTGTTAGACAAGTACAGGCAACTCAAAAAGCTGCTAGGGAGAAGCAACTCAAATCTATATTTCTATGGCGTAAGAAACTTCTTGAGGCACACTGGGCAATTCGTGATGCCCGTACTGCCCGCAACAGGGGGGTGGCCAAATATCATGAGAGGATGTTGCGGGAATTCTCAAAACATAAAGATGACGATAGAAATAGAAGGATGGAAGCCCTAAAAAACAATGATGTTGACAGATATAGGGAGATGTTGTTGGAACAGCAGACTAGCATTCCGGGTGATGCTGCAGAGAGATATGAAGTTCTTTCATCTTTCTTATCCCAGACTGAGGAGTATCTACATAAACTAGGAAGTAAGATAACAGTTGCCAAAAACCAACAAGAAGTAGAAGAGGCAGCAAAAGCAGCTGCTGCTGCTGCAAGGTTGCAG GGTCTTTCTGAAGAAGAAGTCAGAGCTGCTGCTGCTTGTGCAGGAGAGGAAGTGATGATTAGGAATCGTTTTCTCGAGATGAATGCTCCTAGAGACAGTTCATCTGTCAACAA GTATTACAACCTCGCACATGCGGTGAATGAAATGGTTGTAAGACAACCATCCCTGTTACGAGCTGGAACTTTGAGAGACTATCAGCTT GTTGGATTGCAATGGATGCTTTCTTTGTACAACAACAAATTAAATGGAATTTTAGCTGATGAGATGGGTCTTGGTAAAACTGTACAG GTTATGGCATTGATTGCATACTTGATGGAATTCAAAGGAAACTATGGTCCACATCTTATAATAGTCCCAAATGCTGTTATGGTTAACTGGAAG AGTGAGTTATATAAGTGGTTACCATCTGTGTCATGCATTTTTTATGCTGGAGGGAAAGATTATCGAACAAAATTATTTCATCAA GTTTCTGCTCTGAAGTTTAATGTCTTGGTGACTACTTACGAGTTCATCATGTATGACCGGgcaaaactttcaaaaattgaTTGGAAGTATATTGTGATTGATGAAGCACAGAGAATGAAGGATAGAGATTCAGTTTTAGCACGTGACCTTGATAGGTATCGTTGTCAAAGACGTCTGCTTTTGACAGGAACACCGTTGCAG AATGATTTGAAGGAACTCTGGTCACTTTTAAATTTACTTCTCCCTGAGGTTTTTGATAATAAGAAAGCCTTTCATGATTGGTTCTCAAAACCATTTCAAAAAGAAGGTCCTACTCAAAATGCAGAGGATGATTGGCTCGAGACAGAAAAGAAAGTCATCACAATCCATCgacttcatcagattcttgagcCTTTCATGCTCAGGCGCCGTGTTGAAGATGTTGAAGGCTCACTACCACCAAAG GACTCCATAGTTTTACGATGTAAAATGTCATCTGTCCAGAGTGCTATTTATGACTGGGTCAAATCAACTGGTACTCTTCGTCTTGATCCCGAGGATGAGGAACGTAAACTTCAGAGGAATCCTAACTACCAGGTGAAACAATATAAAACTTTAAACAACAGATGCATGGAGCTTCGGAAAACATGCAATCATCCGTTGCTTAATTATCCATTCTTCAGTGACTTATCTAAAGAGTTCATTGTAAAATCATGTGGAAAATTGTGGATCCTGGATAGGATCCTCATAAAACTTCAAAGAACCGGACATCGAGTTCTACTGTTCAGTACCATGACAAAACTTCTTGACATCTTGGAAGAATACCTGCAGTGGCGAAGACTTGTGTACAGAAGAATTGATGGGACAACTAGTTTGGAAGACCGTGAATCAGCTATAAATGACTTCAATGGCCCTGATTCTGACTGTTTCATCTTCTTGCTTAGTATTCGAGCTGCTGGAAGAGGCCTTAATCTTCAGTCTGCTGACACAGTTGTTATATATGACCCTGATCCAAATCCTAAAAATGAGGAGCAGGCTGTTGCCAGAGCTCATCGTATTGGACAGAAAAGACCAGTCAAGGTTATCTACATGGAAGCAGTTGTCGATAAAATCCCTAGTCATCAGAAGGAAGATGAAATGAGAGGTGGAGGCACTGCTGATTTGGAGGATGAACTTGTAGGCAAGGATCGCTACATAGGATCTATTGAGGGCCTAATAAGAAACAATATTCAGCAATATAAGATAGATATGGCTGATGAGGTAATTAATGCTGGGCGTTTCGATCAAAGAACAACACATGAAGAAAGGCGTTTGACTTTGGAGACATTATTACACGATGACGAGAGGTATCAAGAAACTGTCCATGATGTGCCGTCATTGCAGGAGGTAAATCGCATGATTGCTAGGAGCGAGGAGGAAGTGGAACTGTTTGATCAAATGGATGATGAACTGGATTGGATTGATGATATGACACGGTATGATCATGTGCCTAAATGGATTCGTGCCAATACAAAAGAAGTTAATACTGCTGTTGCTGCTTTATCAAAAAGACCATTGAAGAAAAGTTTATTGGGTGGTAGTGTTGCCGTGGATACAAGTGAACTTGGTTCAGAAAGAAAAAGAGGACGACCGAAAAAACATACTAGCTATAAAGAACTGGAAGATGAAGATTTGGAATACTCTGAAGCAAGCTTTGAAGAGAGAAATGGGTCTGCAAATGAAGAAGGGGAAACAGGAGATTTGGAAGATGATGGGTATAGTGGAGCCGATGGAGCTCAGCCCATTGATAAAGATCAGATGGAAGATGGTCTATGTGATGGTGGATATGAATTTTCTCAATCTTTAGAAATTGCCAGAAATAATCAGGTGGTTCAAGAAGCTGGTTCCTCTGGATCTTCCTCTGACGGTAAAAAAGTGACACAGATAGTATCACCATCAATTTCCTCTCAGAAATTTGGCTCCCTGTCAGCATTAGATGCCCGGCCAGGTTCCATTTCAAAAAGGATG ACAGATGAGTTAGAGGAAGGGGAAATTGCAATGTCTGTTGATTCTCACATGGAGCATCAACAGTCTGGAAGTTGGATTCATGATCGTGATGAAGGTGAGGATGAACAAGTTTTGCAGAAGCCAAAGATTAAACGCAAACGTAGTCTTCGCGTTCGACCCCGTCACGCCACTGAAAAACCTGAAGAAAGATCTGGTAGTGAAATGATACCTCGTTTGTCAGTCCAAGCAGACTGTAAATATCAGGCACAGCTGAGGACTGACCTAGAATCAAAATCCCACGTAGATTCAAATGCCAGCAGGAATGATCAAAACACTTCATTAAAAAATAAGCGAACTTTACCTTCAAGGAGGGTTGCTAATACATCCAAATTACATGGTTCACCAAAGCCTACTCGTTTGAATGCCATATCTGCTCCTTCAGAGGATGGTGGCGAACATTCCAGGGAAAGCTGGGAGGGGAAGCCTATCAATTCAAGTGGATCCTCTGCTCATGGCTCTAGGATGACAGAAATCATCCAGAGAAGG TGCAAAAATGTAATTAGCAAGCTCCAAAGGAGAATAGACAAGGAAGGCCATCAAATTGTACCTCTGTTAACAGATTTGTGGAAGAGGATTGAGAATTCTGGGTTCAGTGGTGGGTCTGGGAATAACTTGTTGGATCTACGGAAGATTGATCAGCGGATTGATAAATTGGAGTATACTGGAGCCACGGATCTTGTATTTGATGTGCAGTTCATGTTAAAGAGTGCAATGCATTATTATGGTTTTTCCCTTGAG GTAAGAactgaagcaaggaaggttcaTGATCTCTTTTTTGATATATTGAAAATTGCATTTCCTGATACCGACTTCCGAGACGCAAGAAGTGCACTCTCTTTTGCCGGTCCAATTTCTGCCTCAACCACCGTATCATCTCCAAGGCAAGTAGCTGTTGGGCAAGGCAAGAGGCACAAGCTGATGAACGAGGTGGAACCTGATCCCCacccttcacaaagaccactgcAACGCGGATCAGCTTCTAGTGGAGAAAACAGTAGGATTAGAGTCCGTATGCCACCGAAGGAATCAAAAACCGGAAATGTTAGCAGCAGCAGTATACGAGAGCAACCCCGGCTGCAGGATGATTCTCCACCACTACTGACTCATCCAGGTGAGCTAGTCGTGTGCAAGAAAAGAAGAAACGACAGGGAGAAATCAACGGTGAAGACTAGGACTGGTCCTGTTTCGCCGCCGATGAGAAGTCCTGGGGCAGGTTCAGTCCCCAAAGATAGATTAACTCAACAGACTCAAGGATGGGTCGGCCAaccatctcaacaaccaaatggGTCAGTTGGGTGGGCTAATCCCGTAAAGAGGCTAAGAACAGATTCTGGGAAGAGAAGACCAAGTCATATGTAA